A section of the Falco peregrinus isolate bFalPer1 chromosome 3, bFalPer1.pri, whole genome shotgun sequence genome encodes:
- the TAS1R3 gene encoding taste receptor type 1 member 3, with product MVPDLLLGLSFGCAAALKPTCLSAQFQQPGDYIIGGLFPLGTETVNLTARSEPTLVVCKRLFVDGLIWALGMKFAIDQINNSTSLLPGVQLGYDMCDSCFEPVVALQRSLLFLTRKGTTGIGVLCNYTDYQPRAVAVVGPHKSDLSLETAKLFSFFLIPQVSYGASSEKLSNTELYPSFYRTVPSDKNLVEGMVLLLDKFGWNWVATIGSDDEYGRGAQGLFFSTAVNHSICIAFEGLIPTDLADPKAKTQLEDTIKLINKTQVNIIVLFAFSQPAQALLEHSIRMGLSKKVWIGTEAWILSDIAASTPNIQSIGTVLGFIMKAGTVPGFQKYVADLFTSVQQDEFCQETREFHHPTNSDTLDTRCGECDHISLQEVSPVLRHSQVQPVYIAVYSVAHALHRALGCTHQACPKAAVRPWQLLHFMNTLPFKVNGRSFKFDPSHGTNTGYKLIFWSWTNSTLTHLPVGSYKGSLYVNKSQIQFHTADQKEPASECFRHCKPGQFRQIKGFHLCCYDCTDCPENTFWSTKDRSTCTPCLEHQWSPARSTQCYDRSERYLFWNEPLTIALLTLMSIIISLICLTAALFLKNLETPLVQASGGERNLFALFTLTLLCLSCCLYIGKPSNNLCVLQQIVYALCLNGCFSTFFIKSLEITLVTEFPRCAPTFLGWVTQRRAWLLVTLCLLTECLFCCCYLHLGPDYLLSDYKSLPTEVLLVCSTESWFAFALMHGCNGCLAFVCLLCTFMVQTSGKKYNIARGITFAILIYFIIWIFFIAIFTTLKTVLRSVAQIGTILATSLGILGIYYIPKCYIILFKPHLNTVDYFQNSINEEPEEDSMNRQ from the exons GTTATTTGTAGATGGGCTAATATGGGCTCTCGGGATGAAGTTTGCCATCGATCAGATCAACAACTCCACTTCGCTTCTCCCAGGAGTCCAGCTGGGCTACGACATGTGTGACAGCTGCTTTGAGCCAGTGGTGGCCTTACAGCGCAGCTTGCTCTTCCTGACCCGAAAGGGCACCACGGGCATCGGGGTGCTGTGCAACTACACCGACTACCAGCCCCGTGCAGTTGCTGTGGTAGGACCACATAAGTCAGATCTCTCTCTGGAAACGGCCAAACTCTTCAGCTTCTTCTTGATCCCACAG GTCAGCTATGGAGCCAGCAGTGAGAAGCTCAGCAACACAGAGTTGTACCCATCTTTCTACCGTACTGTTCCCAGCGATAAGAACTTGGTGGAAGGTATGGTCCTGCTACTGGACAAGTTTGGATGGAACTGGGTTGCCACCATTGGAAGTGATGATGAATATGGCAGAGGAGCCCAGGGGCTCTTCTTCAGCACAGCTGTCAATCACAGCATCTGCATTGCGTTCGAGGGGCTAATTCCTACAGACCTTGCGGACCCTAAAGCCAAAACCCAACTGGAAGATACCATTAAGTTAATTAACAAGACTCAAGTCAACATCATTGTGCTTTTTGCCTTTAGTCAGCCAGCCCAGGCCCTGCTGGAACACAGCATCAGGATGGGACTAAGCAAGAAAGTCTGGATTGGCACTGAAGCCTGGATTTTGTCTGACATCGCTGCCTCCACCCCAAACATTCAGAGCATTGGGACGGTCCTGGGCTTCATAATGAAAGCAGGCACAGTCCCTGGCTTCCAGAAGTATGTTGCTGATCTCTTTACCTCTGTTCAGCAGGATGAATTTTGCCAGGAGACTAGAGAATTCCACCACCCCACGAATTCTGACACACTGGACACACGTTGCGGAGAGTGTGACCACATCTCACTGCAGGAAGTCTCGCCTGTGCTGAGGCACTCGCAGGTACAACCGGTGTACATCGCCGTCTACAGCGTGGCCCACGCGCTGCACAGAGCGCTGGGCTGCACCCACCAAGCCTGTCCCAAAGCAGCCGTCAGACCTTGGCAG ctgctgcactTCATGAATACCCTCCCGTTCAAGGTGAACGGCCGAAGTTTCAAGTTTGATCCATCTCACGGCACAAACACTGGCTACAAGCTTATATTCTGGTCCTGGACAAACAGCACCCTCACACATCTGCCTGTAGGCAGCTACAAAGGGTCCTTGTACGTCAATAAATCCCAGATTCAGTTTCACACTGCAGATCAGAAG GAACCCGCATCCGAGTGCTTCAGGCACTGTAAACCAGGACAATTCAGACAAATAAAAGGATTCCACCTCTGCTGCTACGACTGTACGGATTGTCCAGAAAACACCTTCTGGAGCACTAAAG acAGGTCCACCTGCACTCCCTGCCTAGAGCATCAGTGGTCCCCTGCCCGCAGCACACAGTGCTATGACCGCAGCGAGAGATACCTCTTCTGGAACGAGCCGCTCACCATCGCCTTGCTAACGCTGATGTCCATCATCATATCCCTGATCTGTCTGACAGCAGCGCTCTTTTTAAAGAATCTTGAGACTCCCCTTGTGCAGGCTTCTGGAGGTGAACGGAACCTCTTTGCCTTGTTCACACTCACGCTGCTCTGCCTCAGCTGCTGTCTCTATATAGGGAAGCCCAGCAACAACCTCTGCGTGCTCCAGCAAATAGTCTACGCCCTGTGCCTCAACGGTTGTTTCTCCACCTTCTTCATCAAGTCCCTTGAGATCACCCTGGTGACAGAGTTCCCTCGCTGCGCACCCACCTTCCTGGGCTGGGTGACCCAGAGGCGGGCCTGGCTCCTCGTCACCTTGTGCCTCCTCACCGAGTGCTTGTTCTGTTGCTGCTATCTTCACCTGGGCCCTGACTATCTGCTGTCGGACTACAAGTCGCTGCCCACTGAAGTTCTGCTCGTGTGTAGCACGGAGTCCTGGTTTGCCTTCGCCCTGATGCACGGCTGCAACGGCTGCTTAGCCTTCGTCTGCCTCCTGTGCACATTCATGGTACAAACGTCTGGGAAGAAGTACAATATTGCCAGGGGGATCACATTTGCCATCCTAATCTATTTCATCATCTGGATCTTCTTCATTGCTATTTTCACCACGCTGAAGACCGTCCTCAGGTCTGTTGCTCAGATTGGTACCATTTTGGCAACCAGTCTGGGTATCTTGGGGATCTACTATATCCCCAAATGCTACATCATCTTGTTTAAGCCCCATCTGAACACAGTGGATTATTTCCAGAATTCCATCAATGAGGAGCCAGAGGAGGACTCCATGAACAGACAATAA